In Candidatus Eisenbacteria bacterium, the genomic window GGGCGTTCATGCAGCACCAGATCTACGTCATGAACGCGGATGGCTCGGACACTCGCCGTCTGACTTCGGGCGAGCAGAACCGCTGGCCCAGCTGGTCGCCGGACGGGAAGCTCATCGTGTTCATGTCCGACCGGGACGGCCAGGGCGAGCTCTACGTCATGAACGCGGATGGGACCGGACAGAGGCGTCTGACGAACTCTCCGGTGCACGAATTCGCGCCGGCATGGTCTCCGCAAGGCGAGGTCCTCGTCTGTCTGGCGGAGATGCCTGGAGCGAAGCAGCAGCTCTTGATCGTGTCGGTCGCGGACGGCTCGACGACCCGGATCGATGGCGACCACCTCTACTACGGCCGCCCCGCATGGCTTCCGGACGGTTCGAGGTTCCTGATCGCGGCTCATCGCGATGACCGCGCGACAGCGAACGACCGATGGAAGGTCCCGACGCGCATCTATTCGTTCGGCCTCGAGGAAGGCGACCTCCGGGCCGTGACGAAGGAAGGGCAGGACACGAATCCATGGCCCTCCCCCCAGGGTGACCGCTTCGTCTTCGACACCGGCGACGGAAGCGGCTGGTCGTCGGATCGCGGCCAGTGGGACCTGTGGATCTTCCGTGTGCGCGATGGCCAGCGCAAACGCCTCACGACGGGCGACGCCAACGACTGGGGCGCCGCATGGTCGCCGGACGGGAAGCGGCTCGCATTCAGCTCCGGCAGGAATCGCGTCTATGCGCTGCACGTCGTGCTCGCGGACGGATCGGGGCGACGAGCCCTGACGCGAACCGACCGGCTTCCCGACGCTCGCAAGGAGGCCTCGAAAGGGTAGGCCCCTGGGGACCGACGCACCCCGGCACGGTGCGGCATCCCCTCACCCCCCGTCCCGTCTCGCGGGGCGGTGGTAAGATCGCCCCGCGGTGGCGATCCGCGCCGGCTGTGACTTCCTCGACTGGGGGGACGATCCGTGAGGCGAATCGGTATGGCGGCACTCGTCATTCTGAGCCTTCTCTCCGCATGCTCGAAGAACTCCGATAACTCCTCGACACCCTCGAACGACGTCGATCCTCGGAACGCGACGGGAGAACCGCCGCACCGCAAGGGAAGAGCCCTCGTGAAGGAGCTGCCGGCCGGAGTGGAAGGAGTCGAGCTGACCGACGGGGGACTCCGGGTCCTGAAGGGCTATGAAGTCGTCCATGACTCGGATAGCACCTTCTCCATCGCGCGCGTGAGCACCGGCAGGCCTGGTCCCACCGGCACGAGCGGCTCGTGCAAATGCACCTCGGGGACCGGGAAGTGCAAGGACGGGGGAGCGACGATCATCGTCTGTGTGCCCGCGGACACCACGTGCACGACGTGCGGGCTCGCCTTGACCGTCGGGGGCGTGAGCACCCCGATCTTCATCTACTAGGTGCTAGCGCACTCGTGATGTGAAAGGAACGCTCCCATGAAGGGCAAGAAACGGGTCTCCAAGAGGACCGTGAGGAAGCCCGCGAGGAAGGCTGCCGCCAGTTCCGGGGACTGGCGCGCGGCCGTGCTTCGCCGTGTCCGGGACCTCATCCTGGAAGCGGACCGGGACATCACCGAGGAAGTGAAGTGGAGGAAGCCTTCCAATCCGGCGGGAGTTCCCGTCTGGTCTCGGAACGGAATGATCTGCACCGGGGAGACCTACAAGAACGCCGTGAAGGTGACCTTCGCGAAGGGCGCGCACCTCGAGGATCCCGCGGGTCTCTTCAATTCGGGTCTCGAGGGCAACCTCCGCCGAGCGATCGATCTTCACGAGGGGGACGAGATCGACGAGTCCGGTTTCCAGGACCTGATCCGTTCCGCGGTTTCCCTGAACCAAGAGAGCGCGAAGGCGGGACAGAAAGCCGGGACCAAGCGGGCCAGGAAGCCGGTTCTCCTCTCGGGCGGCAACCCCCAGATCGGGAAGGCCGCGGGGAACGCCCCCGTACAGGCCTACATCGCGGCGATGCCCGGCTGGAAGCGTGAGGTCGGAGAGCGTCTTGACGCGCTCATCACGCGCCACGTGCCCCACGTGCGCAAGGCCGTCAAGTGGAACTCCCCGTTCTACGGAATCGAGGGCAACGGCTGGTTCGTATCGTTCCATGTCTTCGCCCGTTACGTGAAGGTGACCTTCTTCAAGGGGACGTCGCTCCGTCCCGTCCCTCCCGGAGGCAAGGCCAAGGAAGCGCGCTGGATCGACGTTCACGAGGACGATCTCGACGAGCGCCAGATGACACTGTGGGTCAAGCAAGCGGCCGCAATCCCGGGTTGGGGCAACGCGTGAGGACCGTGGCGGCGACCATCGCCACACGGCACGGACCGTGCTGCAGCGCAAGCGGAAGCCTGGAACGCACTCCAGGTCCGCCAGGGCCAGCTTGCGCGGTCGTGAGGACGTGCCGATGGTTACAAAACGTTTTCGTACTTACACCCTTCGCATCCTCCATTCGCTTCGAGTAACGCAACGCCCCCCACGGCCCCGGCCCTGACCCGTGCGGCCGCCCAGGGGAATCCCGACTCAGACGCTGCGGGTGCGCGACGCGATGGCCATCATCGTCGGGATCGTCGTTGGCGCGGGGATCTTTCGAACTCCGGCGGTCGTTGCCGCGAACGCTTCGAGCGAGACGGCCGCCCTGCTCGCATGGGTTCTGGGCGGGCTGATCTCCTGCGTGGGAGCGCTCTGCTACGCGGAGCTGGCCACGACCTATCCACATGCCGGCGGCGACTACCACTTCCTCACGAGGGCGTACGGCAAGCGGCTGTCCTTCCTGTTCGCCTGGGCCCGCCTCAGCGTGATCCAGACCGGCTCGATCGCGCTGCTCGCGTTCGTGTTCGGCGACTATGCATCGGAGCTGCTGTCCCTCGGGCCGAACTCCGCGGGGCTCTATGCGGTCCTCATGGTGGTCGGCCTGACGCTCCTGAACATCACGGGAGTGCGGCAGGGGACCGGCGCGCAGAACGTGCTCACGACCCTGGAAGTGCTGGGAGTCGTGGCGGTCATCGCCGCTGGCGTGAGCGTGATCGCGGTCTCGGGGTCGTCGCCCACGCCGGCCGGGAACGCCACGCCCCCGTCCTCGCCCTCGTTCGGCCTCATGATGGTGTTCGTGCTGCTCACGTACGGGGGGTGGAACGAGGCAGCGTACGTCTCGGCGGAGCTGCGCGACGCGAAGCGAACCATGGCTCACGCCATGCTGCGCAGCATCCTCCTGGTCATGGTCCTGTACGTCCTGGCCAACTGGGCGTACCTGAGCGTGCTGGGCCTCCAAGGTACGGCGGGGTCGAGCGCGGTGGCGACAGACGTCATGCGGCGCGCCATGGGCGGCATCGGCGCGACCGTGATCAGCGTGCTGGTGGCGGTCGCGGCCCTGACCTCGGCCAACGCCTCCGTGTTCACGGGTGCTCGAGCCAACTACGCGTGGGGCCTGGATGTTCCGCGGTTCGGCTTCCTCGGGCGGTGGAGCGAACGCTCGGGCACGCCGACGGGAGGGCTGCTCGTGCAGGGCGCGGTCGCGCTCCTCCTGGTTCTCTTGGGAACGCTCACGCGCAAGGGGTTCGTGACGATCGTGGAGTACACGGCCCCGGTATTCTGGTTCTTCTTCCTGCTGGCTGGCGTGGCTCTCTTCGTGCTGCGCCGCCGCGATCCGAACGCGTCGCGTCCGTTTCGCGTGCCCCTCTACCCCTTCACCCCCCTGCTGTTCTGCATGACGAGCGCATACCTGCTCTATTCCAGCCTCGCGTACACGGGCATCGGCGCACTCGTGGGCGCGGCGGTTCTTGGAGCCGGTGCGCTGATGCTGTTCGTCTTCAGCCCACGCCCAGGCGTGCGTGTTCACGCGGGAGAGATCGCATGACACTCCGAACACTCGAGTCTGCGTTGTTGTCGTTGTTACTCGGTGCCGTGGTCGCCTGTGCGCCGAGCGGTGCGCCTCCCGCCGCCACACAGGCGGAACGAGGGGCGGTGAGTTCCTACGCGGCGCAGCCGGCCGCGAAGACCCAGAAAACGCCCCGCACGCCGGACGTGATCTATGTTCCGACTCCTCCGGACGTCGTGGACGCGATGCTGAAGGTCGCCAAGGTCGGGCCGGACGACGTTCTCTACGACCTCGGCAGCGGAGATGGCCGGATCGTCATCGCGGCGGCCCAAAGCTATGGCGTGAAGCGCGGAGTGGGAATCGACATCGATCCAAAGCGCATCACGGAGGCCAACCAGAACGCCAAGAAGGCCGGTGTCACCGACCGGGTGAGCTTCCGAAACGAGGACCTGTTCGAGGTCGACTTCAGCGAAGCCACGGTCGTGACGCTCTATCTGCTTCCGGAGCTCAATCTCAAGCTGCGCCCGAAGCTGTGGGAGGCTCTCGAGCCCGGCACGCGCGTCGTCTCGCATGCCTTCGACATGGGAGACTGGGAACCGGAGCAGAGGCTGGATATCGACGGAAGGAAGGTGTTCCTCTGGACCATTCCGGCAAAGCCTGTGTCGCGATAGGCCCGGGGCACGCTCGTACTCGCGATCGTGGCGGTGTTTCGTGGCCGAGGGGGTGATCTCCCGTTACTCGTCGATCAGCTGGTAGACCGACGTCCAGAAGTCGAACGTCACGGCCGGGGTGTCCAGCAGGTCCGGACGGCGCTGGGCCATCAGCACTCCGACCAGGTCCTCCCTCGGATCCACGTACCATGACGTTCCGAAGGCCCCATCCCATCCGAACCGGCCCGGATCCTCGGCGACGTCGGAGCGTGATGTCGTCACCGACATGCCGATACCCCAGCCGCGCGTGCTCCAGAAGTCCTCGAAGAAGGGCGAAGCCGCCTTCTGCTCGGGGGTGATGTGATCCATGGTCATCAGCTCGACCGAGGGGCGCGAGAGAATGCGCACCGGGCCGAGTGCGCCATGGTTCCGCATCATCCGGCCGAACGCGAGGAGATCATCCACCGTCGACACGAGCCCGCCGCCGCCCGACTCGAAGAGGGGCGGACGCGAGTAATGCCCGCTTCGCGCTTCATCCAGGACGGTGAGCTCGGGGCGGGGGAAGTTGGTTCCATAGCAGGTTGGGAGCCGGTGAATCTTGTCCTCGGCCACCCAGAACCCGGTGTCGTCCATCCCCAGCGGTTCGAAGACGCGCTCGCGGAGGAAGGAAGCGAGCGACTGCCCGGATACCCGAGCGATCAGCACGCCGGCGATCTCGAGCCCCATGTGATAGAGCCACCGCTCGCCGGGCTGATGGGCGAGCGGGAGCTTGCCGAGACGGCTCATCAGCTCGTCGCCGGACGCCGTGAAGGGCCAAGTGCTGAGAGGGAGACCCGCTTCGACCATGGCGGCATAGAGCGGGCTGTTCGGCGCGATGAACTCCACCTCGCCGTAGCCCGACCGAAAGGTCAGGAGGTCTCGAACGGTGATCCGGCGGGTTGCAGGGACCGTGTCGCCGAGCGGGCTGTGGATCGTGCGCAGAACCCTGCGGTCCGCGAGCTCGGGAAGCCACTTGTCGACCGGGTCGTTCAGCCGGATCTTGCACTCCTCGACCAGGATCATGGCGGCGACCGCCGTGATGGGCTTC contains:
- a CDS encoding serine hydrolase domain-containing protein; translation: MHAPAHESLLQPPLTATRGGFSRVRIARLQTTLRRHLEESRIPGLVALVWHRGREHVETLGTFAFEGGTPMRRDTIFRLASMTKPITAVAAMILVEECKIRLNDPVDKWLPELADRRVLRTIHSPLGDTVPATRRITVRDLLTFRSGYGEVEFIAPNSPLYAAMVEAGLPLSTWPFTASGDELMSRLGKLPLAHQPGERWLYHMGLEIAGVLIARVSGQSLASFLRERVFEPLGMDDTGFWVAEDKIHRLPTCYGTNFPRPELTVLDEARSGHYSRPPLFESGGGGLVSTVDDLLAFGRMMRNHGALGPVRILSRPSVELMTMDHITPEQKAASPFFEDFWSTRGWGIGMSVTTSRSDVAEDPGRFGWDGAFGTSWYVDPREDLVGVLMAQRRPDLLDTPAVTFDFWTSVYQLIDE
- a CDS encoding DUF1801 domain-containing protein gives rise to the protein MKGKKRVSKRTVRKPARKAAASSGDWRAAVLRRVRDLILEADRDITEEVKWRKPSNPAGVPVWSRNGMICTGETYKNAVKVTFAKGAHLEDPAGLFNSGLEGNLRRAIDLHEGDEIDESGFQDLIRSAVSLNQESAKAGQKAGTKRARKPVLLSGGNPQIGKAAGNAPVQAYIAAMPGWKREVGERLDALITRHVPHVRKAVKWNSPFYGIEGNGWFVSFHVFARYVKVTFFKGTSLRPVPPGGKAKEARWIDVHEDDLDERQMTLWVKQAAAIPGWGNA
- a CDS encoding amino acid permease — its product is MAIIVGIVVGAGIFRTPAVVAANASSETAALLAWVLGGLISCVGALCYAELATTYPHAGGDYHFLTRAYGKRLSFLFAWARLSVIQTGSIALLAFVFGDYASELLSLGPNSAGLYAVLMVVGLTLLNITGVRQGTGAQNVLTTLEVLGVVAVIAAGVSVIAVSGSSPTPAGNATPPSSPSFGLMMVFVLLTYGGWNEAAYVSAELRDAKRTMAHAMLRSILLVMVLYVLANWAYLSVLGLQGTAGSSAVATDVMRRAMGGIGATVISVLVAVAALTSANASVFTGARANYAWGLDVPRFGFLGRWSERSGTPTGGLLVQGAVALLLVLLGTLTRKGFVTIVEYTAPVFWFFFLLAGVALFVLRRRDPNASRPFRVPLYPFTPLLFCMTSAYLLYSSLAYTGIGALVGAAVLGAGALMLFVFSPRPGVRVHAGEIA
- a CDS encoding methyltransferase domain-containing protein: MTLRTLESALLSLLLGAVVACAPSGAPPAATQAERGAVSSYAAQPAAKTQKTPRTPDVIYVPTPPDVVDAMLKVAKVGPDDVLYDLGSGDGRIVIAAAQSYGVKRGVGIDIDPKRITEANQNAKKAGVTDRVSFRNEDLFEVDFSEATVVTLYLLPELNLKLRPKLWEALEPGTRVVSHAFDMGDWEPEQRLDIDGRKVFLWTIPAKPVSR